One Nocardioides aromaticivorans genomic window carries:
- the glmU gene encoding bifunctional UDP-N-acetylglucosamine diphosphorylase/glucosamine-1-phosphate N-acetyltransferase GlmU, translating to MTEQLTVIVLAAGGGTRMKSKTPKVLHRIAGRSMIGHVLTAVGSLEPTRVVTVVGHQRELVAPHVTEVRSDTVLAVQEEQLGTGHAVRVALEALDAPPSEGTVLIAYGDTPLLAGETLRAFADFHRAAGAAVSILSGIVANPHGYGRIVRDEAGTVQAIVEEKDATEEQRAITEINSGILAFDAAFLADAIGRIGNDNAKGEYYLTDAIALAREADLTVAAHAVEDALQTEGANDRAQLAELGRELNRRIVTRWMREGVTVMDPATTWIDADVVLAQDVTILPGTQLLGATVVAEDAVIGPDTTLEDCEIGAGARVVRTHGQLAVIGAGATVGPFAYLRPGTELGAKGKIGTFVETKNATIGEGAKVPHLSYVGDAEIGEGSNIGAGTIFANYDGVNKHRTKVGRHAKTGSNNTFVAPIEIGDGASTGGGTVVRRNVPAGALAVSTSPQRNLEGWVLSRRAGTAQGDAAAAALAAQTGEQSENTQGLGDDPAEQAES from the coding sequence GTGACTGAGCAGCTGACCGTCATCGTCCTCGCCGCCGGCGGGGGCACCCGGATGAAGTCGAAGACCCCGAAGGTGCTCCACCGCATCGCGGGGCGCTCCATGATCGGCCACGTGCTCACCGCGGTCGGCTCGCTCGAGCCGACCCGCGTGGTCACCGTCGTCGGCCACCAGCGCGAGCTGGTCGCCCCGCACGTCACCGAGGTCCGCTCCGACACCGTCCTGGCGGTGCAGGAGGAGCAGCTCGGCACCGGCCACGCCGTGCGCGTCGCCCTCGAGGCCCTCGACGCGCCGCCGAGCGAGGGCACAGTCCTCATCGCGTACGGCGACACGCCGCTCCTCGCGGGCGAGACGCTCCGGGCGTTCGCCGACTTCCACCGGGCGGCCGGCGCGGCCGTCAGCATCCTCAGCGGCATCGTCGCGAACCCCCACGGCTACGGCCGGATCGTGCGCGACGAGGCCGGCACCGTGCAGGCGATCGTCGAGGAGAAGGACGCGACCGAGGAGCAGCGGGCGATCACGGAGATCAACTCCGGCATCCTCGCCTTCGACGCCGCCTTCCTCGCCGACGCGATCGGCCGGATCGGTAACGACAACGCGAAGGGCGAGTACTACCTCACCGACGCGATCGCGCTGGCCCGCGAGGCCGACCTGACCGTCGCCGCGCACGCCGTCGAGGACGCCCTGCAGACCGAGGGCGCCAACGACCGCGCCCAGCTCGCCGAGCTCGGCCGCGAGCTCAACCGCCGCATCGTCACCCGCTGGATGCGCGAGGGCGTCACCGTCATGGATCCGGCGACCACGTGGATCGACGCCGACGTCGTACTGGCGCAGGACGTGACGATCCTGCCCGGCACCCAGCTGCTCGGCGCGACCGTCGTCGCCGAGGACGCGGTCATCGGCCCCGACACCACCCTCGAGGACTGTGAGATCGGCGCCGGCGCGCGGGTCGTACGGACCCACGGGCAGCTCGCGGTCATCGGCGCCGGCGCGACCGTCGGCCCGTTCGCCTACCTGCGCCCCGGCACCGAGCTCGGTGCCAAGGGCAAGATCGGCACCTTCGTCGAGACCAAGAACGCGACGATCGGCGAGGGAGCGAAGGTCCCGCACCTCTCCTACGTCGGCGACGCGGAGATCGGCGAGGGCAGCAACATCGGCGCCGGCACGATCTTCGCCAACTACGACGGCGTCAACAAGCACCGCACCAAGGTCGGCCGGCACGCGAAGACCGGCTCCAACAACACCTTCGTCGCCCCGATCGAGATCGGCGACGGCGCCTCCACCGGCGGCGGGACCGTCGTGCGCCGCAACGTCCCCGCCGGGGCGCTCGCGGTCAGCACCTCACCCCAGCGCAACCTCGAGGGCTGGGTGCTGAGCCGGCGGGCCGGCACCGCCCAGGGGGACGCCGCGGCCGCCGCGCTGGCCGCCCAGACCGGTGAACAGTCCGAAAACACGCAGGGACTTGGGGACGACCCCGCCGAGCAGGCAGAATCCTAG